From the genome of Fundulus heteroclitus isolate FHET01 chromosome 7, MU-UCD_Fhet_4.1, whole genome shotgun sequence, one region includes:
- the impg2a gene encoding interphotoreceptor matrix proteoglycan 2 isoform X5, which produces MSCASWRSVFCCAAFSLTIIILDRLTDATLEGSSMGHLGQPSSRELAAFPQIIRVSDVKASPDSHTGTSRRKRNIFYQGGLRLCGQETAEEVVANHLGYFHFRVCQETVWEAFKIFWDRLPEQDEYQSWMNQCQEGTATVQNIGSYFSQSEEHQALVKQRMSHPVFKSEPTRSWKHMCSTPTPASPETVEAPELEDLDEGKDNAAVISPEAGDSPLYNEITVQPTSAPVLEQMVELSILLTGEVFSDDLKDPASLKFQTLSRDLAEKIEDALEGLPGFKSVSVIDFRPQKDTQWLDGIVVDYAVTVAVEGAGVSPEQLNYLTLQSNLVENSYREIQEPPTVVHTISKIRNVFTEAHHVNELESVSEIPEPVSAADGATGIAVIDLSEVLTLDDHTEDGNLLAPSGTNTLAAGEDIVILEESELASPEVVLTTHPPEAGSIEEEGLLAEDVLLAPGPEATPPKEILPEAPSSEMPRSSTLPEPPVETEASGSGRDNLDRLNEPPTEEDQTRPIETQDAKSEAELEKVDLASVAEESVVTTVEDEHQEEVEISEEPEISTVLTETSTEPGQPALLPPTETVNIPSEVPETVNIPSEVPETVNIPSEVPETENIPNEVPETVNIPSEVPETVNIPSEVPETVNIPSEVPETVNIPSEVPETVNIPSEVPETVNIPNEVPETVNIPSEVPETVNIPSEVPETVNIPSEVPETVYIPSEVPETVNIPSEVPETVNIPSEVPETVNIPSEVPETVNIPNEVPETVNIPSEVPETVNIPSEVPETVNIPSEVPETVYIPSEVPETVNIPSEVPETVNIPSEVPETVNIPSEVPEPDVAKTTLHSDVDEPVVGPPEDSNEDNKVPDEDEGANMVFTYPEEPAFDEKGFDKTIESDGSEVSEGSLSEAMGIEEEAPLTPQILAGDFVEDEILLVNKKDPKSPVTDFPHHPLPTALSPEKESSSTIVSSIVPDSDASPNTTITLLVKTTHEDLDDATPGDHGYDLIPFDYGLTNQTEEGSTGSPFSVAQGTDQASIAMPINPRRALIVFFSLRVTNMVFSEDLFNKSSPEYKALEQRFLELLVPYLQSNLSNFENLEILNFRNGSIVVNSRMKFGKPVARGVTTTVYLILEDFCNTAYQTMNLAIDKYSLDVESGDQADPCKFQACNEYAECKVNKWSGEAECVCNAGYFSVDGLPCQSICELQTDFCLNDGKCDIIPGQGAICRCRVGENWWYRGEHCEEYVSEPLVVGIAIASVAGFLFVASGVLFFLARTLRDQYDKEESEDPVRRVESLPSLERATKYNPMYESEATTGYSHYYRRYPEAPAYSSASAEASTDFSSEEIRHIYENSELTKEEIQDRIRIIELYAKDRQFADFVRQHQAVVETRRESSSAHT; this is translated from the exons ATGAGCTGCGCTTCCTGGAGAAGTGTTTTCTGCTGTGCTGCCTTTAGTCTGACCATCATCATTTTGGACAGACTCACAG ATGCCACGCTGGAAGGCTCCTCCATGGGACACCTGGGTCAACCTTCTTCTCGGGAGCTGGCGGCATTCCCACAAATTATCCGGGTGTCGGATGTGAAGGCATCCCCAGACAGCCACACTGGCACCTCTCGAAGGAAAAGGAATATCTTTTACCAGGGTGGACTTAGACTGTGCGGACAAGAGACCGCTGAGGAAGTTGTTGCAAACCATCTAGGCTACTTTCACTTCAGAG TGTGCCAGGAGACCGTGTGGGAGGCTTTCAAGATCTTCTGGGACCGACTGCCCGAGCAAGACGAGTACCAAAGCTGGATGAACCAGTGCCAGGAAGGCACGGCCACTGTGCAGAATATCGGCAGCTACTTTAGCCAGTCAGAGGAGCATCAGGCTCTGGTTAAACAG aGAATGTCGCATCCAGTTTTTAAAAG TGAGCCCACCAGGTCCTGGAAGCATATGTGCAG CACACCAACACCCGCGAGTCCAGAAACCGTTGAAGCCCCCGAGTTAG aagATTTAGATGAAGGAAAGGACAATGCAGCTGTCATTTCACCGGAGGCGGGAGACAGTCCA CTGTACAATGAAATCACCGTTCAGCCCACCTCAGCCCCCGTGCTGGAACAGATGGTGGAGCTGAGCATCCTCCTGACTGGAGAGGTCTTCAGCGACGACCTCAAAGATCCAGCCAGCCTCAAGTTCCAGACGCTCAGCAGAGACCTCGCGGAAAAG ATAGAAGACGCTCTAGAGGGGCTCCCTGGATTTAAGAGCGTGtcggtgatcgacttcag ACCGCAGAAGGACACTCAGTG GCTGGATGGCATAGTGGTGGATTATGCAGTCACAGTAGCGGTGGAAGGAGCTGGAGTGAGCCCTGAGCAACTGAACTACCTGACCCTGCAGTCCAACCTGGTGGAGAACTCGTATCGGGAGATCCAGGAGCCCCCCACAGTGGTCCACACCATCAGCAAGATTAGGAACGTTTTCACCGAAGCCCATCACGTCAACGAGCTGGAGAGCG TGTCTGAGATTCCTGAGCCTGTCAGCGCTGCAGACGGAGCGACG GGCATTGCTGTGATTGACCTATCAGAAGTCTTGACCCTGGATGATCACACTGAAGATGGAAACCTGCTGGCACCTTCAGGAACAAACACTCTGGCAGCAGGAGAGGACATTGTTATTTTGGAGGAGAGTGAACTCGCGTCCCCAGAGGTGGTACTCACCACCCATCCACCTGAAGCTGGTA GCATTGAGGAGGAAGGTCTGCTGGCAGAAGATGTGTTGCtggctccaggtccagaagcCACCCCACCTAAAGAGATCCTACCTGAAGCTCCCTCCTCCGAGATGCCAAGGAGCTCGACCCTACCTGAACCGCCAGTAGAAACCGAGGCCTCTGGGTCAGGCCGAGATAACCTGGACAGGCTAAATGAACCACCCACTGAAGAAGACCAAACGCGTCCCATAGAGACTCAAGATGCTAAATCAGAAGCTGAACTAGAGAAAGTTGATCTTGCTTCAGTTGCAGAGGAATCAGTTGTTACAACTGTTGAAGACGAGCACCAGGAAGAGGTTGAGATTTCTGAGGAGCCGGAGATCTCTACGGTTTTAACTGAAACATCGACAGAACCAGGTCAGCCTGCTCTTTTACCACCTACAGAGACTGTGAATATACCAAGTGAAGTTCCAGAGACTGTGAATATACCAAGTGAA GTTCCAGAGACTGTGAATATACCAAGTGAAGTTCCAGAGACTGAGAATATACCAAATGAAGTTCCAGAGACTGTGAATATACCAAGTGAGGTTCCAGAGACTGTGAATATACCAAGTGAGGTTCCAGAGACTGTGAATATACCAAGTGAAGTTCCAGAGACTGTGAATATACCAAGTGAAGTTCCAGAGACTGTGAATATACCAAGTGAAGTTCCAGAGACTGTGAATATACCAAATGAAGTTCCAGAGACTGTGAATATACCAAGTGAAGTTCCAGAGACTGTGAATATACCAAGTGAAGTTCCAGAGACTGTGAATATACCAAGTGAAGTTCCTGAGACTGTGTATATACCAAGTGAAGTTCCCGAGACTGTGAATATACCAAGTGAAGTTCCAGAGACTGTGAATATACCAAGTGAAGTTCCAGAGACTGTGAATATACCAAGTGAAGTTCCAGAGACTGTGAATATACCAAATGAAGTTCCAGAGACTGTGAATATACCAAGTGAAGTTCCAGAGACTGTGAATATACCAAGTGAAGTTCCAGAGACTGTGAATATACCAAGTGAAGTTCCTGAGACTGTGTATATACCAAGTGAAGTTCCCGAGACTGTGAATATACCAAGTGAAGTTCCAGAGACTGTGAATATACCAAGTGAAGTTCCAGAGACTGTGAATATACCAAGTGAAGTTCCAGAGCCTGATGTAGCCAAAACCACTCTGCACTCTGATGTTGATGAACCTGTGGTTGGGCCACCGGAGGACTCTAACGAGGACAATAAAGTGCCTGATGAAGATGAAGGGGCCAACATGGTGTTTACCTATCCTGAGGAACCCGCGTTTGATGAGAAAGGCTTTGACAAGACCATAGAGAGTGATGGAAGTGAAGTGAGTGAAGGATCTTTGTCTGAAGCAATGGGGATAGAGGAGGAGGCACCTCTAACACCACAGATCTTAGCAGGAGATTTTGTTGAGGATGAGATATTACTGGTCAACAAAAAGGATCCGAAGTCACCTGTGACAGACTTTCCACACCATCCCCTGCCCACTGCACTGTCTCCAGAGAAGGAATCCTCTTCTACCATTGTCTCCTCCATTGTCCCAGATTCTGATGCCTCTCCTAACACGACCATCACTTTACTGGTGAAG ACCACTCACGAGGACCTGGATGATGCCACCCCTGGAGATCACGGATATGACCTGATTCCTTTTGATTATGGTTTGACAAACCAGACGGAGGAGGGCAGCACTGGATCCCCATTCAGTGTGGCCCAAGGCACGGACCAAGCCAGCATTGCCATGCCCATAAACCCCAGGCGAGCTCTGATAGTCTTCTTCAGCCTAAGAGTGACCAACATGGTATTTTCTGAAGATCTCTTTAACAAGAGCTCCCCGGAGTACAAAGCTTTGGAGCAACGCTTCCTAGAACTG CTCGTGCCCTACCTTCAGTCCAACCTGAGCAATTTTGAGAACCTGGAGATCTTGAACTTCAGGAATGGGAGCATTGTGGTCAACAGCCGAATGAAGTTTGGGAAGCCAGTGGCCCGTGGCGTCACCACCACTGTGTATCTCATCCTGGAGGACTTCTGTAACACGGCTTACCAGACCATGAATCTAGCCATCGATAAATACTCGCTGGATGTGGAGTCAG GTGACCAAGCAGACCCCTGCAAGTTCCAGGCGTGCAACGAGTACGCAGAATGTAAAGTGAACAAGTGGTCAGGGGAGGCGGAGTGCGTTTGTAATGCGGGCTACTTCAGCGTTGACGGTCTGCCCTGTCAGAGCATCTGTGAGCTGCAGACAGACTTTTGCCTCAATGATGGCAAGTGTGACATCATCCCTGGCCAGGGAGCCATCTGCAG GTGTCGTGTCGGAGAGAACTGGTGGTACAGAGGTGAACACTGTGAAGAATACGTGTCTGAGCCGCTGGTAGTTGGAATAGCCATCGCCTCTGTTGCTGGTTTCCTGTTTGTGGCGTCTGGAGTGCTGTTCTTCCTGGCCAGGACGCTGCGGGACCAGTATGACAAGGAGGAATCAGAGGATCCCGTACG GCGAGTGGAAAGTCTTCCGTCGTTGGAAAGGGCGACCAAATACAACCCCATGTATGAAAGTGAAGCCACAACAGGCTACAGCCACTACTACCGGCGTTATCCTGAGGCGCCTGCGTACAGTAGTGCCAGCGCCGAGGCATCCACTGACTTCAGCAGCGAGGAGATACGGCACATCTATGAAAACAGTGAGCTGACCAAGGAG
- the impg2a gene encoding interphotoreceptor matrix proteoglycan 2 isoform X1 yields the protein MSCASWRSVFCCAAFSLTIIILDRLTDATLEGSSMGHLGQPSSRELAAFPQIIRVSDVKASPDSHTGTSRRKRNIFYQGGLRLCGQETAEEVVANHLGYFHFRVCQETVWEAFKIFWDRLPEQDEYQSWMNQCQEGTATVQNIGSYFSQSEEHQALVKQRMSHPVFKSEPTRSWKHMCSTPTPASPETVEAPELEDLDEGKDNAAVISPEAGDSPLYNEITVQPTSAPVLEQMVELSILLTGEVFSDDLKDPASLKFQTLSRDLAEKIEDALEGLPGFKSVSVIDFRPQKDTQWLDGIVVDYAVTVAVEGAGVSPEQLNYLTLQSNLVENSYREIQEPPTVVHTISKIRNVFTEAHHVNELESVSEIPEPVSAADGATGIAVIDLSEVLTLDDHTEDGNLLAPSGTNTLAAGEDIVILEESELASPEVVLTTHPPEAGSIEEEGLLAEDVLLAPGPEATPPKEILPEAPSSEMPRSSTLPEPPVETEASGSGRDNLDRLNEPPTEEDQTRPIETQDAKSEAELEKVDLASVAEESVVTTVEDEHQEEVEISEEPEISTVLTETSTEPGQPALLPPTETVNIPSEVPETVNIPSEVPATVNIPSEVPETVNIPSEVPETVNIPSEVPETENIPNEVPETVNIPSEVPETVNIPSEVPETVNIPSEVPETVNIPSEVPETVNIPSEVPETVNIPNEVPETVNIPSEVPETVNIPSEVPETVNIPSEVPETVYIPSEVPETVNIPSEVPETVNIPSEVPETVNIPSEVPETVNIPNEVPETVNIPSEVPETVNIPSEVPETVNIPSEVPETVYIPSEVPETVNIPSEVPETVNIPSEVPETVNIPSEVPEPDVAKTTLHSDVDEPVVGPPEDSNEDNKVPDEDEGANMVFTYPEEPAFDEKGFDKTIESDGSEVSEGSLSEAMGIEEEAPLTPQILAGDFVEDEILLVNKKDPKSPVTDFPHHPLPTALSPEKESSSTIVSSIVPDSDASPNTTITLLVKTTHEDLDDATPGDHGYDLIPFDYGLTNQTEEGSTGSPFSVAQGTDQASIAMPINPRRALIVFFSLRVTNMVFSEDLFNKSSPEYKALEQRFLELLVPYLQSNLSNFENLEILNFRNGSIVVNSRMKFGKPVARGVTTTVYLILEDFCNTAYQTMNLAIDKYSLDVESGDQADPCKFQACNEYAECKVNKWSGEAECVCNAGYFSVDGLPCQSICELQTDFCLNDGKCDIIPGQGAICRCRVGENWWYRGEHCEEYVSEPLVVGIAIASVAGFLFVASGVLFFLARTLRDQYDKEESEDPVRRVESLPSLERATKYNPMYESEATTGYSHYYRRYPEAPAYSSASAEASTDFSSEEIRHIYENSELTKEEIQDRIRIIELYAKDRQFADFVRQHQAVVETRRESSSAHT from the exons ATGAGCTGCGCTTCCTGGAGAAGTGTTTTCTGCTGTGCTGCCTTTAGTCTGACCATCATCATTTTGGACAGACTCACAG ATGCCACGCTGGAAGGCTCCTCCATGGGACACCTGGGTCAACCTTCTTCTCGGGAGCTGGCGGCATTCCCACAAATTATCCGGGTGTCGGATGTGAAGGCATCCCCAGACAGCCACACTGGCACCTCTCGAAGGAAAAGGAATATCTTTTACCAGGGTGGACTTAGACTGTGCGGACAAGAGACCGCTGAGGAAGTTGTTGCAAACCATCTAGGCTACTTTCACTTCAGAG TGTGCCAGGAGACCGTGTGGGAGGCTTTCAAGATCTTCTGGGACCGACTGCCCGAGCAAGACGAGTACCAAAGCTGGATGAACCAGTGCCAGGAAGGCACGGCCACTGTGCAGAATATCGGCAGCTACTTTAGCCAGTCAGAGGAGCATCAGGCTCTGGTTAAACAG aGAATGTCGCATCCAGTTTTTAAAAG TGAGCCCACCAGGTCCTGGAAGCATATGTGCAG CACACCAACACCCGCGAGTCCAGAAACCGTTGAAGCCCCCGAGTTAG aagATTTAGATGAAGGAAAGGACAATGCAGCTGTCATTTCACCGGAGGCGGGAGACAGTCCA CTGTACAATGAAATCACCGTTCAGCCCACCTCAGCCCCCGTGCTGGAACAGATGGTGGAGCTGAGCATCCTCCTGACTGGAGAGGTCTTCAGCGACGACCTCAAAGATCCAGCCAGCCTCAAGTTCCAGACGCTCAGCAGAGACCTCGCGGAAAAG ATAGAAGACGCTCTAGAGGGGCTCCCTGGATTTAAGAGCGTGtcggtgatcgacttcag ACCGCAGAAGGACACTCAGTG GCTGGATGGCATAGTGGTGGATTATGCAGTCACAGTAGCGGTGGAAGGAGCTGGAGTGAGCCCTGAGCAACTGAACTACCTGACCCTGCAGTCCAACCTGGTGGAGAACTCGTATCGGGAGATCCAGGAGCCCCCCACAGTGGTCCACACCATCAGCAAGATTAGGAACGTTTTCACCGAAGCCCATCACGTCAACGAGCTGGAGAGCG TGTCTGAGATTCCTGAGCCTGTCAGCGCTGCAGACGGAGCGACG GGCATTGCTGTGATTGACCTATCAGAAGTCTTGACCCTGGATGATCACACTGAAGATGGAAACCTGCTGGCACCTTCAGGAACAAACACTCTGGCAGCAGGAGAGGACATTGTTATTTTGGAGGAGAGTGAACTCGCGTCCCCAGAGGTGGTACTCACCACCCATCCACCTGAAGCTGGTA GCATTGAGGAGGAAGGTCTGCTGGCAGAAGATGTGTTGCtggctccaggtccagaagcCACCCCACCTAAAGAGATCCTACCTGAAGCTCCCTCCTCCGAGATGCCAAGGAGCTCGACCCTACCTGAACCGCCAGTAGAAACCGAGGCCTCTGGGTCAGGCCGAGATAACCTGGACAGGCTAAATGAACCACCCACTGAAGAAGACCAAACGCGTCCCATAGAGACTCAAGATGCTAAATCAGAAGCTGAACTAGAGAAAGTTGATCTTGCTTCAGTTGCAGAGGAATCAGTTGTTACAACTGTTGAAGACGAGCACCAGGAAGAGGTTGAGATTTCTGAGGAGCCGGAGATCTCTACGGTTTTAACTGAAACATCGACAGAACCAGGTCAGCCTGCTCTTTTACCACCTACAGAGACTGTGAATATACCAAGTGAAGTTCCAGAGACTGTGAATATACCAAGTGAAGTTCCAGCGACTGTGAATATACCAAGTGAAGTTCCAGAGACGGTGAATATACCAAGTGAGGTTCCAGAGACTGTGAATATACCAAGTGAAGTTCCAGAGACTGAGAATATACCAAATGAAGTTCCAGAGACTGTGAATATACCAAGTGAGGTTCCAGAGACTGTGAATATACCAAGTGAGGTTCCAGAGACTGTGAATATACCAAGTGAAGTTCCAGAGACTGTGAATATACCAAGTGAAGTTCCAGAGACTGTGAATATACCAAGTGAAGTTCCAGAGACTGTGAATATACCAAATGAAGTTCCAGAGACTGTGAATATACCAAGTGAAGTTCCAGAGACTGTGAATATACCAAGTGAAGTTCCAGAGACTGTGAATATACCAAGTGAAGTTCCTGAGACTGTGTATATACCAAGTGAAGTTCCCGAGACTGTGAATATACCAAGTGAAGTTCCAGAGACTGTGAATATACCAAGTGAAGTTCCAGAGACTGTGAATATACCAAGTGAAGTTCCAGAGACTGTGAATATACCAAATGAAGTTCCAGAGACTGTGAATATACCAAGTGAAGTTCCAGAGACTGTGAATATACCAAGTGAAGTTCCAGAGACTGTGAATATACCAAGTGAAGTTCCTGAGACTGTGTATATACCAAGTGAAGTTCCCGAGACTGTGAATATACCAAGTGAAGTTCCAGAGACTGTGAATATACCAAGTGAAGTTCCAGAGACTGTGAATATACCAAGTGAAGTTCCAGAGCCTGATGTAGCCAAAACCACTCTGCACTCTGATGTTGATGAACCTGTGGTTGGGCCACCGGAGGACTCTAACGAGGACAATAAAGTGCCTGATGAAGATGAAGGGGCCAACATGGTGTTTACCTATCCTGAGGAACCCGCGTTTGATGAGAAAGGCTTTGACAAGACCATAGAGAGTGATGGAAGTGAAGTGAGTGAAGGATCTTTGTCTGAAGCAATGGGGATAGAGGAGGAGGCACCTCTAACACCACAGATCTTAGCAGGAGATTTTGTTGAGGATGAGATATTACTGGTCAACAAAAAGGATCCGAAGTCACCTGTGACAGACTTTCCACACCATCCCCTGCCCACTGCACTGTCTCCAGAGAAGGAATCCTCTTCTACCATTGTCTCCTCCATTGTCCCAGATTCTGATGCCTCTCCTAACACGACCATCACTTTACTGGTGAAG ACCACTCACGAGGACCTGGATGATGCCACCCCTGGAGATCACGGATATGACCTGATTCCTTTTGATTATGGTTTGACAAACCAGACGGAGGAGGGCAGCACTGGATCCCCATTCAGTGTGGCCCAAGGCACGGACCAAGCCAGCATTGCCATGCCCATAAACCCCAGGCGAGCTCTGATAGTCTTCTTCAGCCTAAGAGTGACCAACATGGTATTTTCTGAAGATCTCTTTAACAAGAGCTCCCCGGAGTACAAAGCTTTGGAGCAACGCTTCCTAGAACTG CTCGTGCCCTACCTTCAGTCCAACCTGAGCAATTTTGAGAACCTGGAGATCTTGAACTTCAGGAATGGGAGCATTGTGGTCAACAGCCGAATGAAGTTTGGGAAGCCAGTGGCCCGTGGCGTCACCACCACTGTGTATCTCATCCTGGAGGACTTCTGTAACACGGCTTACCAGACCATGAATCTAGCCATCGATAAATACTCGCTGGATGTGGAGTCAG GTGACCAAGCAGACCCCTGCAAGTTCCAGGCGTGCAACGAGTACGCAGAATGTAAAGTGAACAAGTGGTCAGGGGAGGCGGAGTGCGTTTGTAATGCGGGCTACTTCAGCGTTGACGGTCTGCCCTGTCAGAGCATCTGTGAGCTGCAGACAGACTTTTGCCTCAATGATGGCAAGTGTGACATCATCCCTGGCCAGGGAGCCATCTGCAG GTGTCGTGTCGGAGAGAACTGGTGGTACAGAGGTGAACACTGTGAAGAATACGTGTCTGAGCCGCTGGTAGTTGGAATAGCCATCGCCTCTGTTGCTGGTTTCCTGTTTGTGGCGTCTGGAGTGCTGTTCTTCCTGGCCAGGACGCTGCGGGACCAGTATGACAAGGAGGAATCAGAGGATCCCGTACG GCGAGTGGAAAGTCTTCCGTCGTTGGAAAGGGCGACCAAATACAACCCCATGTATGAAAGTGAAGCCACAACAGGCTACAGCCACTACTACCGGCGTTATCCTGAGGCGCCTGCGTACAGTAGTGCCAGCGCCGAGGCATCCACTGACTTCAGCAGCGAGGAGATACGGCACATCTATGAAAACAGTGAGCTGACCAAGGAG